The sequence below is a genomic window from Nocardia fluminea.
TTCGCTCGATCGGCATCGACCTGGATGCCGTGCGGGCCAGCATCGCCGACAACTTCGGTCCCGAGGCCTGGGACCGGGCCGAACCGGAGGACAGACGCGGCATATTCGGCCGGCTGCTCGGCTCTGGGCACATCCCGTTCACCGGCACAGCCAAGAAGTCGCTCGAACTCGCACTGCGCGAAGCGATCCACCGCAAGGATCGCGAGATCTCCTCGACCTACCTGCTACTCGGCATCTTGCGGGGTGCCGACCCGGGCACCACCGAGCTGCTCGGCGGACGCGACGCGGTGTCGGCCCTGCGCGCCGATCTCTACGCGATGCTCGACCACGCCGCGTGAATTCCGCCTCGGGTGTGTGTCAGACCCGCCGCAATGTCCGTTTCCCGGCCTAGCATTGCGTGTATGCAACTAGCAATCCGGTTGGTCATCAACGCCATCGCCATCTGGGCTGCGGCAGCGTGGATCGACAAGATCGACGTCATCGTGCCGCCAGAGTGGTCAGCGGAGTGGGGCAACTGGGGCAAGGCTCTGGTCCTGCTCATCGTCGCGCTCGTGTTCACGGCGGTCAACGCCGTGATCAAGCCGATCGTGCAACTCCTGTCGCTGCCGTTCGTGATCATCACGCTCGGCCTGTTCCTGCTGGTGGTGAACGCGGGAATGCTGTGGCTCACCGCCAAGATCACCGAGCTCACCGACTACGGCCTTCGCGTCGACGGCTTCTGGGCGGCGTTGTGGGGCGGCTTGATCATCACACTGGTCAACTGGGTGCTCGGCATTCTGGTGCCCGACGGCGACTAGCCGGCGAGCCCGACGGCCAGCGCGCTCAGCGCCGACCAGGCCAGCAGGGCCAGCCCCGAATCGCGGAGGGCGGGAATCAGTTCCAGCCCGCCCTTGCCGGTGCGCACGGGGGCGTTGGCCCGGATCGCCAGCGGCAACGCGAGCAGTCCGGCCAGCGCCCACGGCGTACGCGCGATCAGCGCGAGGCTGATCACGAACGGCGCCGCGAGCAACACCAGGTGCAGGGTGCGGGTACGCGCGTCACCGAGTTTCACCGCGAGGGTGACCTTGCCGGACTCGGTGTCGGTCGGGATGTCACGCAGGTTGTTGGCCACCAGCACCGCGCTGGAGAACGCGCCGACCCCGATCGCGAGCAGCAGACCCACCCAGTCGACCCGCAGCGCCTGCACGTACTGGGTGCCGAGCACCGCGATCAGCCCGAAGAACACGAACACGGCGATCTCGCCGAAACCGCTGTAGCCGTAGGGTTTGCTGCCGCCGGTGTAGAACCAGGCGCCCGCCAGGCACAGTGCGCCGATCAGCACCAGCCACCACGCGGTGGTCACGGCCAGCACCAGGCCGGCGACCGCGCCGATCGCGAGGCTGAGCACCGCGGCGGTGCGAACAGCTCTCGGGGACGCCAGCTTCGAGCCGACCAATCGCAGGGGGCCGACCCGCACGTCGTCGGTGCCGCGAATGCCGTCGGAGTAGTCGTTGGCGTAGTTCACCCCGACGATCAGCGCCAGCGAAACGAGCAGCGCCAGAATCGCTTTCCACCAGACGGCGCCGTCGACCGACGCGGCGGCGCCGGTGCCCGCGAGTACCGGTGCGATCGCGTTGGGCAGCGTCCGTGGTCGGGCGCCCTCGATCCATTCCGCTGCTGTAGCCATGGCTCGAAGCCTAATCCGACACGGACGCACCGCGCTCCTGGAGTCCCTCGCGGGCGGCCGGAGGGTGGGACAGGGCGGCGGCGTCAGGCGGGGGAGGATTCGGCGATCGTCTTGAGCCTGGCCAGTCCCTTGTCGAAGTCCTTGCCGATGAGATTGTCGATCGGGAACACCTTGCCGAGCACGCCCATCAGACCGGAATGGGTGCCGGTCATCTTCCAGGTCACGTCGGTACCACCGGCGACGGGCACGAAAGTGAAGGTGACGAAATTGGTGGCCTTGAACGGCTTCTCGAAAGTGAGCTCCACGCCGATCTCGCGTTCGGCGTCGGCCTTGATCTCCATCACGCCCGCGCCGGCTTTGCGGTTGCCCCGCCATGCGTAGCGGGCGCCGACGCCGGATTCCGGGCCGGTGTAGGTCCGCGCGAGCTGCGGGTCGGCGTCTTCCCACGGCGACCACAGCCGCCACTGGTGGAAGTTGTCGATCAGTGCGTGGATCCGTGCCGGTTCAGCGGCGATGACGGTGCGCCGCGACACCTCGAAGTTGCCCATGCTCGTGAGCCTAAGGCGAGGTGGGGACAAAATCGCGGGACACAGCGTCGGCGGTGTCGCGCCGGGGCGCGAACCGGGAGCCGGGCACCGCGCTCGCCTACGATGACATCCGGCATGTCTGTACCGCACCGCGGCCCCGAGGGGCCGACCTCCGAGGCTCTCTCCCGCGTTGTCGTGGGGGTCCTCGGCGTGATCGCGATCCGCCGCGACGACGTCTTGGTCGCGCTGCCCGGCGCCCGCGCCAGGCTGCTGCTGGCCGCGCTCGCGGTGCACCCCGGCCGGGCTCGTAGCGCCGCATCGCTGATCGACGAGGTGTGGGGCGAACAACCGCCTCGGGCGCCGATGAACGCGCTGCACACGCAGGTCTCACGCTTGCGGGCGATGCTGCCCGACGGCGCGCTGGAGATCGGCCCCGCCGGCTACCGGCTGCGACTGGCCGCCGACAGCGTCGACCTCACCGCGGTCGCCGCGCTGGCCCGTCACGCCGAACAGCACCTGAGCGCGGGAAACCCCTCCGCGGGCCTCGCCGCGATCGCGCTGGCCCGCACCCTCTGGCGCGGCGAACCGGGCGCCGATCTTCCTGATTCCGCCCCCGCGGACGATCTGCGCGCGGCCGCCGCCGAGCTCCGCCGCCACCTCGATCACACCGAACTCACCGCCCATACCAGCCTGCGCGACTTCACCGCCGCCATCCCGCTGGCCCGCGCGGTCGCGGCGAGCAACCCGCTCGACGAATCCGCGCACACGAGCTTGATCCGTCTGCTGGCCGCCGCGGACCGGCCCAACGAAGCCCTCGAGGTCTTCGCCGCGTACCGCCTGCGCCTGATCGAAGAACTCGGCGCCGACCCCGGACCCACTCTCCTGGCCCTCAACGCGGCCGTCCTGCGTGGTGAACCGGTCGACCCTCCTGGAACCCACGCGCCACAGCGCACCCATGATGCGGACCCGAACGGCTCGACGCCGACGAACCGCTCGGCGCTCGATGTAGTCGGTGGCAGCGTCAACGGACAGCCGGGCTCGGACATCGGGCATTCCGCCGCATCCTGGCCCACCGAGCGGCACCCGGCCGTCGCTGCCCGCTCCCATACCGAGGAAAATCTGGTCGGATCGTCAGGAAGTTCGACCAGCGACGGTGGCGATCGGCGCAACGGCGCACAACCCACCGAGAGCGACCAGAACACGCTGCCCGCCGAAGCGGCGAACGGCACGCCCCACCGATCGCCGTCACCGCACACCCCGGTACCCCGCACAGCACTCGGCCTGCGCGCCGCACCCAATGAATTGCTCGGCCGCACGGCGGATCTCGACGCGATCACCGACCTGACCCACCGCTCCAGGGTGACGACCGTCCTCGGCCCCGGCGGCACCGGCAAGACCAGGGTCGCCAACGCGGTGGGTGAACGGCTGGCCCGCTCCGTGCCGGTGGTGCTCGTCGAATTGGCCTCGGTGCAGTCCGAATCGGAGCCGGGTGCGCAGTCGCGCGCGGGTATCGAGGTCGCGATCGGGCAGGTGATCGGCCTGGGTGAGGTGCGCGAAACCGGCGCCATCCGGGCGGGCAGGCGCCTCGACGCGAGGACCCGCCTGCGTGAGGCGCTCGCGGCCCGGCCGATGGTCTTGATCCTGGACAATTGCGAGCACGTGATCGACGCCGCCGCCGAGGTTGTCGCCGATCTCGTCGGTAGTTGCGCCCAGCTGACCGTGCTCACCACCAGCCGCTCACCGCTGGCGATCACGGCCGAATCCGTGTATCCCCTCGCTCCGCTGGCGATCGACGCCGCCGGTTCGCCTGCCACGGAACTGTTCTCGGCCCGCGCCAGGGCGGTGCGTCCCGACGTGCGCCTCGACCCCGGCACGGTGGCCCGGTTGTGCCGCACCCTCGACGGTCTCCCGCTGGCGATCGAGCTAGCCGCCGCGCGGGTGCGCACGATGAGCGTCGCCGAGATCGAGACCAGGCTCGAACATCGGTTCGCCCTGTTACGCAGTGGCGATCGGTCCGCCCCGCACCGGCACCGCACGCTGCACGCGGTGATCGCCTGGAGCTGGAATCTGCTCGACCCCGATCAGCAGGTGACCTTGCGTCGGCTGAGCCGTTTCGCGGCCGGGTTCACCCTGTCCGCGGCCGAGATCGTCGCCGCCGGACCTGATGTCGCCGGTGCGGTCGACGGGCTGGTCGGCCAGTCCCTGCTGACCGTCCTGGACGACCCCGACGGGGCCGGCATCCGCTATCGCATGCTCGAAACGGTCCGTGAGTTCGGCGCCGAACAGATCGCCGCCGTCGACGCGGCGACCGACGGCGCCGAATCCGCGCTCGTTCGCGACCGGATGTTCCGCTGGGCACGGGAATTCGCGCTGGCGTCGTTTCGCGGTTATCGCGACGGTGATCAGGTGACGTCGGTGCTGGCGGTGACCGCCGACCTCGACAACCTGGTCGCCGTGCTGCGCACCGCCGTCGATCGCGCCGACGCGCACACCGCGTACTCGGTCTTCCCGGTGGTCGCGATGGTGTGGGTGATGCGTGGCGCGCATCTGGAATTCACCGGGTGGGCAATGCGGTTGGTCGTCGTCGCGCCGCCCCCACCGGCCTCGGGCGAGGCCGCCGACCTCCAGATGATCACGCACCTGCTGACCTGCCTGCACATGCTGTTCCTCAAAGACGGTGGCGTGCGCGCGACGGCGATCGTGCGTATGCGCGCGCGACGGTTGCTGCCCCACCCCGATCTCGATCCCGGTCTGTCCTTTCTCGGAGCGGTGATCACCGCGCAGCCCGGTCGATTCCGGTTGGGCAGGCTCTTCGCGCGGGGCGCGCGCTCGCCTCATCAGCAGGTCAGGATCGCCGCGAGGGTGGCCCGTTCCAACTTCTGGGAGAACGGCGGCAATGTCGCGGGCTCCACCCTCGACTCCTTGCGCGCTCTCGACGACATGGACCCGGCGGAGGTCTGGGGCAGGGCCACGGTGTCTCAGCACCTGGCCCAGCTGTGCGGCCAGTCCGCGCGCTACGACGAGGCCGTGACGTACTACCGCGAGGCGCTGGAGCTGATGGGCGCGCTCCGCGTGCACGACGAGATCATGGAGAGCCGCTGCTATCTGGCCGCGGCGCTGGTGGGCGGTGGCAGGCTCGAGCAGGCGCGCGCCGAACTCGACTTCGCGGTGCGACCCGACGATTCCGGCATCAGTCCGGTGGACGACCCCACGGTGCGCCGCAATCACCGCCTGGCCAACGCCGCGACGGCCATCGCCGAACTCGAACTCGCCGAGGGCGACATCGACGCCGGACTCGGCCATTACCGTCGCGGGCTCGAGCTGCTCGGCTGGCCCGACTTCGAGCCGACGCCCGGTCCCGGTTCGATGATGATGGCGGCGGCCACCGTCAGTGCCCATGTGCTGCACGGCCGGGCACCCGCTGCCGCCGACCTGGTGGCACAGCTGATCGAGACCGCCGCTCAACGCCTTGCCCAGTACATCGACCTGCCGCAGATCGGGGCGGTCGCGTGCGGACTCGGTTCCTACCTGCTCGCCATCGCGCCCTCGAGTAGCGAGGGGCTCGAACTGCTCACCCTCGCCAGGACATCGGTGGCCAGGCAGGACGGTCCGTCGATGGAACTGACCGCCCACGTCGCCCTGCACCGAGGTGCCGTCGGCGACGCCGCGATGGACGCCGCTCTGCATCGCGCGGCGGGTACCCGCCGTCTCGACGCCGCGACCCGCATCATCGAGATTCTCGCCGGACTGCGCTGACCCGGCAACGGCACCCGACCCAATGGATCGGATGCCGTTGCGCGAGAGAGGTGTTCAGGCGCGGCGCATGTAGGCCCGCACCGCCAGTGGCGCGAAGATCGCGATCACCACGAGCGACCCGACCAGCGACCAGACGAGGTCGGTGCCGTAACTGTTGTCGTTCATCAGTGCCCGGCAGGTGTTGACCATGTAGTACACCGGGTTGGCGTGATTGAGCGCCTGCATCCAGCCCGGCATGGTGCTCACCGGGGCGAAGGCGCCGGACATGAACGTCAGCGGGAACATCACCATCATCGAGATGCCCTGCACGGACGCCGCGCTTTTGCCGGTGACGCCGACCAGCGCCCAGATCCAGCTGACCGCGAACGAGCACACCACGACCACCAGGCAGGCCGCGACCACGCCGGCCAGTCCGCCGCCCGGCCGGTAGCCGAGGCACAGTCCGACGAGCACGGTCAGGGTCGAGGCGATGGCGTAGCGCACCATGTCGGCCAGCAGCGCACCGGACAGCGCCGAGACCCGGGCGATGGGCAGGGATTTGAAGCGGTCGAACACGCCCTTGTCCATGTCCTCGCGCAGCTGCGTGCCGGTGACCACCGAGGTCAGCACCACGGTTTGCACCAGGATGCCCGGGATCAGCACCGGCAGGTAGCCGGACACGCTGCCCGAGATCGCGCCGCCGAAGATGTAGGTGAACAGCGCCGTGAACAGGATCGGCTGCACCGTCACGTCGAAGAGCTGTTCGGGATTGTGTTTGATCTTGAGCAGGCCGCGATAGGCCATCGTGAACGAGGTGGAGATGGTGTCGCGCAGGCTGATTCGGTCGCTGGCCTGGAGAAACTCGTCAGTGGTCGGGGGAGCGGTGAGAACTGCGGTCATGCCGCGCTCCGTTCGGTGTCGTCGGATTCGTCGGCCGGGTGGCCGGTGATGGTGAGGAAGACCTCGTCGAGCGTCGGCTTGCTGACGGTGATCTCCTCGACCCCGACCTCCCAGTCACGCAACCGGATCAGCAGGTCGGCGGTGAGATTCGGGTCGGGCAGCGGCGCGGTGAGCCTGCCCGCTTCGGGGCTGACCTGCGCGCTCACGCCGAGGAAGTCGCCGACGATGCGGCGGGCCTCGTCGAGTTGTTCGGGATCGACCAGTGTCAGGTGGACCGAGGCGCCGCCGATGGAGGCCTTGAGCTCGTCGGCGGTGCCGTCGGCGATCACCTTGCCGCGGTCGATCACCGCGATCCGGTCGGCCAGCTGATCGGCCTCGTCGAGGTACTGGGTGGTGAGCAGCACCGTCGCGCCCTCGCGGACCAGCCGCCGGATGGTGTCCCACATCTGCGCGCGTGTGCGGGGATCGAGGCCGGTGGTCGGTTCGTCGAGGAACAGCAGCGGCGGGGTGGAGATGAGGCTCGCGGCGAGGTCGAGGCGCCTGCGCATGCCGCCGGAGAAGTTCTTCAGCGGCTTGGACGCGGCCTCGGCGAGGTCGAACTCGGCGAGCAGGTCGACGGCCTTGCGCCGGGCGTCACCCCTGTTCAGGCCGAGCAGGCGGGCGAAGATGATCAGGTTCTCGGTGGCGGTGAGTTCCTCGTCGACCGAGGCGTACTGGCCGGTGACGCCGATGAGCGAGCGCACCGCGTTCGGTTCGGCCACGACGTCGCGGCCGAAGATCCGGGCGCTGCCGCCGTCGGGACGCAGCAGGGTCGCCAGCATCTTGATGGTCGTGGTCTTGCCCGCGCCGTTCGGTCCGAGCACGCCGTAGACGGCGCCGCGCGGCACCGTCAGGCTGACACCGTCGACCGCCCGCTGCTTCCCGAACACCTTGACCAGCCCGTCCGCCTCGACGGCGAGGGATGAAGTGGGTGTGTAAGTCATGAGCACCACCGTGCCCACCCCGACTTGCACGCCCCTTGCACGGAGCTGTCGTCTGGCGGCTATTCGGCCAGCAGGAGCTTGCGTAGGGCCGTGCGGTCGGGCTTGCCGGGGCCGCGTAGTGGGATTTCGGACAGTACGGACAGTTCGCGCGGTGCGGCGATCGAGTCGAGTTCGGCCACCACGTGGGCACGGATCTCGTCCAGCGTCGGCGCGGCACCGGGTGCCGGCACGATCGCGACCGCGACCCGCTGACCGAGCCGTTCGTCGGGCAGGCCGAGCACGATGCACTCGCGGATACCGGGGTGGTTGGCCAGCACAGCCTCCACCACTTGCGGAATCACCAGCAGCCCGCCGGTCATGATCGCCTCGTCGAGGCGGCCCGAGATCGAGAGCACGCCGTCGTCGAAGGAGCCCGCGTCCTCGGTCCGGAACCAGCCGGGCTCGGCGAAGGCCGGATGATCGGGCAGATTGCGGTAACCGCGCGCGATCATCGCGCCGCCGAGGATCACGCGACCGTCCTCGATCCGCACCTCGGTGCCGTCGAGCGGCACGCCCTCGTAGACGCACCCGCCGCACGTTTCGCTCATCCCGTACGTGCGTACCACGGTGATACCGAGGTCACGGGCCCGATCCAGCACCGGCGCCGGCGTGGCCGCACCGCCGACCAGGACACCGTCGAGTTCGGCCAGCGCCTTGGCCGCCACCGGCGAATCCAGCGATTTGATCAGCTGCGTCGGCACCAGCGCGGTGTAGCGGCGCGGTCCACGCATCGCGCCGACGGCTCCAGCCAGCGCCTCGGGCAGGAAACCGCCCGACACATCGAGCACGGTCGGCTCGGTACCGGCGAGAATGCTGCGCAGCAACACCTGGATACCGGCGATGTGATGGGTGGGCAGCGCCAGTAGCCAGCTGCCCGGCCCGCCGAGGCGGTCATGGGTCGCGTTGCCACTGGCCCGCAGTGCCTCGGCGCCGAGCAACGCGCCCTTGGGGATTCCGGTGGTGCCCGAGGTGGTCACGACCAACGCGACATCGTCGTCGATCGGATCGCCCGGCTTGAGCGCGTCGGAGAGCCTGCGCGCCTCCCGCCGATCGGTGGTCGGGATCGGTAACCATGCCGGGCCGCCGCCGTCGAGGGCTTGGCGCAGGTGGGGCATCACTTCGCTGACCCCGGAACCGGTCGGCATCTGCAGCGTCCGCAGGGTCCTGCTCACCCCACCACCTCCGGAAACAGCTTGCCGCGCGCCCTCACGGCTTCGATCGTGTCATGCGACCGGCAAGACCCGGCCAACGGGTCGGTTTGTCGGGAAACGGGTCGGGAAAGCCAGGCATAGCGACTGCGATTCAGTAGATGGACACCACTCGCACTGCGATCCGGACGGCGTCGGTCGGGCGCTTGCTCGCAGTAATCGTGCGCGGCCGAGCCGTCATCGGCAACTCGGCTCGGCCGCGTGTGCCGCTCGCTCACTCCGTTGACCAGCGCGGATCCCGCCGGATCGGATGTTCGGCGGGAACCTGGACCAGCACGATCGCGACCCCGTCGGGATCGCGCACCCACATCTCCCACAGACCCCACGGTTCGAGCACCGGCGCTCGCTCGATCCGAATTCCCTTCAGCGCCAATTCCGCCGCCGCGTCCTCGACATCGCGCACCTGCAACCAGATCGCGCCGTCGAAGCTGCCGGACTGCCCGCTGCCGCCGTGTGCGGCGACCTCGAGCAGCGACTGCCCGGCGAAGAACACCGTGCCGCCCGGGTACTCCCGCGCGATCGCCAAGCCGAG
It includes:
- a CDS encoding 1,4-dihydroxy-2-naphthoate polyprenyltransferase, giving the protein MATAAEWIEGARPRTLPNAIAPVLAGTGAAASVDGAVWWKAILALLVSLALIVGVNYANDYSDGIRGTDDVRVGPLRLVGSKLASPRAVRTAAVLSLAIGAVAGLVLAVTTAWWLVLIGALCLAGAWFYTGGSKPYGYSGFGEIAVFVFFGLIAVLGTQYVQALRVDWVGLLLAIGVGAFSSAVLVANNLRDIPTDTESGKVTLAVKLGDARTRTLHLVLLAAPFVISLALIARTPWALAGLLALPLAIRANAPVRTGKGGLELIPALRDSGLALLAWSALSALAVGLAG
- a CDS encoding ATP-binding cassette domain-containing protein produces the protein MTYTPTSSLAVEADGLVKVFGKQRAVDGVSLTVPRGAVYGVLGPNGAGKTTTIKMLATLLRPDGGSARIFGRDVVAEPNAVRSLIGVTGQYASVDEELTATENLIIFARLLGLNRGDARRKAVDLLAEFDLAEAASKPLKNFSGGMRRRLDLAASLISTPPLLFLDEPTTGLDPRTRAQMWDTIRRLVREGATVLLTTQYLDEADQLADRIAVIDRGKVIADGTADELKASIGGASVHLTLVDPEQLDEARRIVGDFLGVSAQVSPEAGRLTAPLPDPNLTADLLIRLRDWEVGVEEITVSKPTLDEVFLTITGHPADESDDTERSAA
- a CDS encoding VOC family protein, which produces MEILNSRIILRPSDYGRTLAFYRDSLGLAIAREYPGGTVFFAGQSLLEVAAHGGSGQSGSFDGAIWLQVRDVEDAAAELALKGIRIERAPVLEPWGLWEMWVRDPDGVAIVLVQVPAEHPIRRDPRWSTE
- a CDS encoding ABC transporter permease is translated as MTAVLTAPPTTDEFLQASDRISLRDTISTSFTMAYRGLLKIKHNPEQLFDVTVQPILFTALFTYIFGGAISGSVSGYLPVLIPGILVQTVVLTSVVTGTQLREDMDKGVFDRFKSLPIARVSALSGALLADMVRYAIASTLTVLVGLCLGYRPGGGLAGVVAACLVVVVCSFAVSWIWALVGVTGKSAASVQGISMMVMFPLTFMSGAFAPVSTMPGWMQALNHANPVYYMVNTCRALMNDNSYGTDLVWSLVGSLVVIAIFAPLAVRAYMRRA
- a CDS encoding SRPBCC family protein; its protein translation is MGNFEVSRRTVIAAEPARIHALIDNFHQWRLWSPWEDADPQLARTYTGPESGVGARYAWRGNRKAGAGVMEIKADAEREIGVELTFEKPFKATNFVTFTFVPVAGGTDVTWKMTGTHSGLMGVLGKVFPIDNLIGKDFDKGLARLKTIAESSPA
- a CDS encoding Clp protease N-terminal domain-containing protein → MFEKFSREARTAVVSAQDDAKELGAKRIGPEHVLLGTLSNAEPGLRAVLDARGITADGVRTALAARTSEPPLGADDAQALRSIGIDLDAVRASIADNFGPEAWDRAEPEDRRGIFGRLLGSGHIPFTGTAKKSLELALREAIHRKDREISSTYLLLGILRGADPGTTELLGGRDAVSALRADLYAMLDHAA
- a CDS encoding phage holin family protein, whose product is MQLAIRLVINAIAIWAAAAWIDKIDVIVPPEWSAEWGNWGKALVLLIVALVFTAVNAVIKPIVQLLSLPFVIITLGLFLLVVNAGMLWLTAKITELTDYGLRVDGFWAALWGGLIITLVNWVLGILVPDGD
- a CDS encoding AfsR/SARP family transcriptional regulator: MSVPHRGPEGPTSEALSRVVVGVLGVIAIRRDDVLVALPGARARLLLAALAVHPGRARSAASLIDEVWGEQPPRAPMNALHTQVSRLRAMLPDGALEIGPAGYRLRLAADSVDLTAVAALARHAEQHLSAGNPSAGLAAIALARTLWRGEPGADLPDSAPADDLRAAAAELRRHLDHTELTAHTSLRDFTAAIPLARAVAASNPLDESAHTSLIRLLAAADRPNEALEVFAAYRLRLIEELGADPGPTLLALNAAVLRGEPVDPPGTHAPQRTHDADPNGSTPTNRSALDVVGGSVNGQPGSDIGHSAASWPTERHPAVAARSHTEENLVGSSGSSTSDGGDRRNGAQPTESDQNTLPAEAANGTPHRSPSPHTPVPRTALGLRAAPNELLGRTADLDAITDLTHRSRVTTVLGPGGTGKTRVANAVGERLARSVPVVLVELASVQSESEPGAQSRAGIEVAIGQVIGLGEVRETGAIRAGRRLDARTRLREALAARPMVLILDNCEHVIDAAAEVVADLVGSCAQLTVLTTSRSPLAITAESVYPLAPLAIDAAGSPATELFSARARAVRPDVRLDPGTVARLCRTLDGLPLAIELAAARVRTMSVAEIETRLEHRFALLRSGDRSAPHRHRTLHAVIAWSWNLLDPDQQVTLRRLSRFAAGFTLSAAEIVAAGPDVAGAVDGLVGQSLLTVLDDPDGAGIRYRMLETVREFGAEQIAAVDAATDGAESALVRDRMFRWAREFALASFRGYRDGDQVTSVLAVTADLDNLVAVLRTAVDRADAHTAYSVFPVVAMVWVMRGAHLEFTGWAMRLVVVAPPPPASGEAADLQMITHLLTCLHMLFLKDGGVRATAIVRMRARRLLPHPDLDPGLSFLGAVITAQPGRFRLGRLFARGARSPHQQVRIAARVARSNFWENGGNVAGSTLDSLRALDDMDPAEVWGRATVSQHLAQLCGQSARYDEAVTYYREALELMGALRVHDEIMESRCYLAAALVGGGRLEQARAELDFAVRPDDSGISPVDDPTVRRNHRLANAATAIAELELAEGDIDAGLGHYRRGLELLGWPDFEPTPGPGSMMMAAATVSAHVLHGRAPAAADLVAQLIETAAQRLAQYIDLPQIGAVACGLGSYLLAIAPSSSEGLELLTLARTSVARQDGPSMELTAHVALHRGAVGDAAMDAALHRAAGTRRLDAATRIIEILAGLR
- the menE gene encoding o-succinylbenzoate--CoA ligase; the protein is MPTGSGVSEVMPHLRQALDGGGPAWLPIPTTDRREARRLSDALKPGDPIDDDVALVVTTSGTTGIPKGALLGAEALRASGNATHDRLGGPGSWLLALPTHHIAGIQVLLRSILAGTEPTVLDVSGGFLPEALAGAVGAMRGPRRYTALVPTQLIKSLDSPVAAKALAELDGVLVGGAATPAPVLDRARDLGITVVRTYGMSETCGGCVYEGVPLDGTEVRIEDGRVILGGAMIARGYRNLPDHPAFAEPGWFRTEDAGSFDDGVLSISGRLDEAIMTGGLLVIPQVVEAVLANHPGIRECIVLGLPDERLGQRVAVAIVPAPGAAPTLDEIRAHVVAELDSIAAPRELSVLSEIPLRGPGKPDRTALRKLLLAE